A single window of Haloferax marinisediminis DNA harbors:
- a CDS encoding ABC transporter substrate-binding protein translates to MAGVAGLTGAAGCLGGGGGGGTNSITYGVISPMTGPYGGLAVGQRNGAELAIKHVNENDDLDVEITGVYEDTEADPSTGRRKAQSVVEQDGASYLMGAISSSVALALNEFAKEEEIIYNPGGAAVPITGSNCNEWVFRTETNTAQMAEAVSDYTAENLGTKVWFHIADYAYGESVMSRVEKRMADGHDIEVVGRSRSQLGSTNFNSYISQIANSDAEVAVLGMTGGDLINFVKQAASQGLKDDVNLMSPTMTFSVVRGALGEAAYGTYGGVRYLPTLETGDNQSFVEAYRSEYDSDPDNFARTAYMSIRMTAHGIAEAGSTDPAEVKDVLPGLEMDTIYGTNQFRDCDHQAMNPVWPGELVAPDSGSGPAAVKLGDMIDGVDALPDCGELGCNL, encoded by the coding sequence TTGGCTGGTGTTGCTGGACTCACTGGGGCGGCAGGCTGTCTCGGCGGAGGGGGTGGCGGCGGCACGAACTCCATCACCTACGGAGTGATCAGTCCGATGACTGGGCCGTACGGTGGCCTCGCAGTCGGGCAACGAAACGGCGCAGAACTCGCTATCAAGCACGTCAACGAGAACGACGACCTGGACGTCGAGATCACCGGCGTCTACGAAGACACCGAAGCTGACCCGTCGACTGGCCGACGGAAAGCACAGTCTGTCGTCGAACAGGACGGTGCGTCGTATCTCATGGGTGCGATTTCGTCGAGTGTCGCCCTCGCACTCAACGAGTTCGCCAAGGAAGAGGAGATTATCTACAACCCCGGCGGGGCCGCAGTCCCCATCACCGGGTCGAACTGTAACGAGTGGGTGTTCCGAACGGAGACGAACACCGCACAGATGGCAGAGGCGGTCTCCGACTACACCGCAGAGAACCTCGGGACGAAAGTCTGGTTCCACATCGCCGACTACGCGTACGGTGAGTCGGTGATGTCCCGGGTGGAAAAACGGATGGCAGACGGTCACGACATCGAAGTCGTCGGCCGAAGTCGGTCGCAACTCGGTTCGACGAACTTCAACTCCTACATCAGTCAGATTGCCAACTCCGACGCAGAAGTCGCCGTACTTGGGATGACTGGTGGTGACCTCATCAACTTCGTCAAGCAGGCGGCGAGTCAGGGTCTCAAGGACGACGTGAACCTCATGTCACCGACGATGACGTTCTCTGTCGTCCGCGGCGCACTCGGTGAGGCGGCGTACGGAACCTACGGCGGGGTCCGCTACTTGCCCACCCTCGAGACTGGTGACAACCAGTCGTTCGTCGAAGCATACCGTAGTGAGTACGACTCGGACCCGGACAACTTCGCCCGGACGGCGTACATGTCGATTCGGATGACCGCCCACGGAATCGCGGAAGCAGGTTCGACCGATCCGGCAGAGGTCAAAGACGTGCTTCCGGGCCTGGAGATGGACACTATCTACGGAACGAACCAGTTCCGCGACTGTGACCACCAGGCTATGAACCCCGTGTGGCCGGGCGAACTCGTCGCTCCGGACAGCGGCAGTGGCCCGGCGGCGGTCAAACTCGGTGACATGATCGACGGTGTCGACGCACTGCCAGACTGTGGCGAACTCGGCTGCAACCTCTAA
- a CDS encoding thiolase family protein: MSGSTERAVIVDAVRTPQAKKDGGFADLHSEELVISVLDALVDRTGVPPEEWVDFRLGCANQEEEQGRNLARQSLLAGGFPESVPGATVSRLCGSSLTTLNDAARAIEAGDGEVYPIAGVEHMSRVPFSDWLHPALQARYDGGESLSMGMTAETVARRYDIARTDQDAFALRSHERAIGARSTGRFDDEIVPVETPDGMVEHDEGPREDTSMDVLESLPTVFADDDAASVTPGNASPLTDGAAGALVTAERYATENDLPVLGRVVSRAVVGVDPEEMGIGPVPATRAALDEAGLTMDDIDLVELNEAFASQSLYCKRELGIDDEKLNVNGGAIALGHPLGCSGARIATTLLHELDRRDGQYGLATMCVGFGQGVATVFERP; this comes from the coding sequence ATGAGCGGTTCCACCGAGCGAGCAGTCATCGTCGACGCAGTGCGAACGCCACAAGCCAAGAAAGACGGCGGATTCGCTGACCTACACTCCGAAGAGTTGGTCATCTCGGTTCTCGACGCACTCGTCGACCGAACTGGCGTTCCACCCGAGGAGTGGGTCGACTTCCGACTTGGCTGTGCGAACCAAGAAGAAGAACAGGGCCGAAACCTCGCACGACAGTCACTCTTGGCCGGTGGCTTCCCCGAGTCGGTGCCGGGCGCGACGGTGTCGCGTCTCTGTGGGTCGTCGCTGACAACGCTCAACGACGCCGCCCGCGCGATCGAGGCGGGCGATGGGGAGGTCTATCCCATCGCTGGCGTCGAACACATGTCCCGAGTGCCGTTCTCCGATTGGCTCCATCCAGCACTGCAAGCGCGATACGACGGCGGTGAGTCGCTCTCGATGGGAATGACCGCAGAGACGGTCGCTCGACGATACGACATCGCTCGCACCGACCAGGATGCATTCGCGCTTCGGTCACACGAACGGGCAATCGGAGCGCGTTCCACGGGACGGTTCGACGACGAAATCGTCCCTGTCGAAACCCCCGATGGAATGGTCGAACACGACGAAGGGCCGCGGGAGGACACGTCGATGGACGTTCTCGAATCGCTCCCCACGGTCTTCGCTGACGACGACGCAGCGTCAGTCACCCCCGGCAACGCGTCACCGTTGACCGACGGCGCGGCAGGTGCGCTCGTCACCGCAGAACGCTACGCCACGGAGAACGACTTGCCAGTCCTCGGGCGTGTCGTCTCGCGCGCAGTGGTCGGTGTCGACCCCGAAGAGATGGGTATCGGTCCGGTGCCAGCAACTCGCGCTGCCCTCGACGAGGCCGGACTGACGATGGATGACATCGACCTCGTCGAACTCAACGAGGCGTTCGCGTCACAGAGTCTCTACTGCAAACGCGAACTCGGTATCGACGACGAGAAGTTGAACGTCAACGGCGGCGCAATCGCCCTCGGGCATCCACTCGGGTGCTCTGGCGCACGCATCGCGACCACGCTCCTCCACGAACTCGACCGTCGTGATGGCCAGTACGGCCTCGCGACGATGTGTGTCGGGTTCGGACAAGGTGTCGCCACGGTGTTCGAACGACCCTAA
- a CDS encoding thiolase domain-containing protein, with amino-acid sequence MRDAYIVGAGQSKYGAFPDESYRSLFATAFEEAIESASGVGPDDVDEAVVGSLGVGGRQLGLSGPAVTEHVGLHGVPCSRIENACAASGYAVRQAVQAVKSGMADVALAGGYEVMTDMSGDVAKYWLGVSGETEWERLTGTTFSGVYAQMASAYLDTYDASPDHFSKVAVKNHANGAKNPKAHLGFECSLDDARNAPVVADPLNLYHCCPTSDGAAAVIVASEDVASTCDDAVRVAGVGAASERVGLFQRDSYTSIQSSAQAAETAYEMAGLGPEDVDFAEVHDCFAIAELMAYEDLGFCERGRAPELIDEGVTELGGDLPVNPSGGLKSKGHPIGATGAGQAVEAFKQLTGHADDRQVSGAKVGVTHNVGGSGGAAVVHVLEGGVL; translated from the coding sequence ATGCGAGACGCGTACATTGTCGGAGCGGGCCAATCGAAGTATGGTGCGTTCCCGGACGAGAGTTACCGGTCGCTGTTCGCGACGGCCTTCGAGGAGGCAATCGAGAGCGCGAGCGGCGTCGGCCCCGACGACGTAGACGAAGCAGTCGTCGGGTCACTCGGCGTCGGCGGCCGGCAACTCGGTCTATCTGGCCCCGCCGTCACCGAACACGTTGGACTCCACGGTGTCCCCTGTTCCCGAATCGAAAACGCCTGTGCAGCGAGCGGATACGCTGTGCGACAGGCGGTGCAGGCGGTCAAAAGCGGGATGGCCGACGTAGCCCTCGCCGGTGGGTACGAAGTCATGACCGACATGAGCGGCGACGTGGCGAAGTACTGGCTCGGTGTGAGTGGTGAGACGGAGTGGGAGCGCCTCACGGGAACGACGTTCTCCGGCGTCTACGCTCAGATGGCCTCGGCCTACCTCGACACCTACGACGCCTCTCCCGACCACTTCTCCAAAGTCGCGGTGAAGAACCACGCGAACGGGGCGAAGAATCCTAAAGCCCATCTCGGATTCGAGTGTTCCCTCGACGACGCACGAAACGCACCCGTCGTCGCCGACCCGTTGAACCTCTATCACTGCTGTCCGACTTCCGACGGCGCTGCAGCGGTCATCGTCGCCAGCGAAGACGTGGCCAGCACCTGTGACGACGCAGTTCGTGTGGCAGGCGTTGGGGCCGCCTCCGAACGCGTCGGTCTCTTCCAGCGGGACAGCTACACCTCCATTCAGTCGTCGGCACAGGCAGCCGAGACCGCCTACGAAATGGCGGGCCTCGGACCTGAGGATGTTGACTTCGCCGAAGTACACGACTGCTTTGCCATCGCCGAACTCATGGCGTACGAAGACCTCGGATTCTGTGAGCGCGGTAGAGCGCCCGAACTCATCGACGAGGGCGTCACCGAGTTGGGCGGCGACTTACCCGTCAACCCCTCTGGCGGCCTCAAGTCGAAGGGACACCCCATCGGAGCCACCGGTGCAGGACAGGCCGTCGAGGCGTTCAAACAACTCACCGGCCACGCCGACGACCGACAGGTGTCGGGTGCGAAGGTCGGTGTTACCCACAACGTTGGGGGGTCCGGCGGTGCAGCAGTCGTTCACGTCCTCGAAGGAGGTGTCCTATGA
- a CDS encoding zinc ribbon domain-containing protein has protein sequence MNAIAGVGAYVPRLYLSADSYREAWGKGGAAGVERMAVPDADEDTLTMGTEAGRRALAAADVDAGDITHLAFATTTPPAGEEEATVRLASLLGVSSAATTRQYGGGTQVGAVALAATLDVSGPALVVVADSPQGAPESDEGAAAGAGAAALVLTEDGSLTVDAVGEFSDPYPGTRFRQRGQRETESIGITQYERDAYTSTVGGAVDALDVDVSDVDAAALTSPDGKLPYRAARTMGASTAQIAAGTVVSQTGDTGAAGPFLGLASALEDGAESVLIVGWGGGAGATALSLTATAETPVDAVLDGDTELSYAEALRRRGTITGEEPEGGGAYVSVPTWRQTIPQRHRLVAGRCRECDSLAFPPEGACAECGSLAGYDDTPLSGEGTVEAATAIGQGGAPPEFVEQQQRSGSFAVAVVAFDGPDGEESVSVPAQVVDSPVGTPAIGERIQAVPRRIYKQEGVIRYGFKVIPTAAQR, from the coding sequence ATGAACGCGATTGCCGGCGTCGGCGCGTACGTCCCTCGATTGTATCTCTCTGCGGACTCGTACCGGGAGGCGTGGGGCAAAGGCGGTGCCGCAGGTGTCGAACGCATGGCTGTTCCGGACGCCGACGAAGACACGCTCACGATGGGCACCGAGGCCGGACGACGAGCACTCGCGGCCGCCGACGTGGATGCGGGCGATATCACTCACCTCGCCTTTGCAACGACGACGCCACCGGCCGGCGAAGAAGAAGCAACCGTTCGTCTCGCATCACTCCTCGGTGTCTCTTCGGCGGCAACGACGCGACAGTACGGTGGCGGAACACAAGTTGGTGCAGTCGCCCTCGCCGCAACGCTCGACGTCTCCGGCCCGGCACTCGTCGTCGTCGCCGACAGTCCACAAGGTGCACCTGAGAGCGACGAAGGCGCCGCCGCTGGCGCAGGCGCTGCTGCCCTCGTACTCACTGAAGATGGCTCGCTAACCGTCGACGCAGTCGGCGAGTTCAGCGACCCATACCCCGGAACGCGGTTCCGTCAGCGCGGCCAGCGCGAGACAGAATCTATCGGTATCACCCAATACGAGCGCGACGCGTACACGTCTACAGTCGGCGGCGCCGTGGACGCTCTCGACGTGGACGTCTCGGACGTCGATGCTGCTGCACTCACGTCACCAGATGGGAAGCTCCCATACCGCGCCGCACGAACCATGGGCGCCTCGACTGCTCAAATCGCCGCTGGCACAGTCGTCTCTCAGACCGGCGATACCGGCGCAGCAGGACCGTTCCTCGGCCTCGCATCCGCACTCGAAGACGGAGCAGAGTCAGTCCTCATCGTCGGATGGGGCGGTGGGGCAGGCGCAACTGCACTCTCCCTCACCGCAACAGCAGAGACGCCGGTCGACGCAGTCCTCGACGGTGACACCGAACTCTCGTACGCCGAAGCACTCCGACGGCGTGGAACGATCACAGGCGAAGAACCCGAAGGCGGTGGCGCGTACGTGAGCGTGCCGACGTGGCGACAGACGATTCCGCAACGACACCGACTCGTCGCAGGACGCTGTCGTGAGTGCGACTCGCTTGCGTTCCCTCCAGAGGGGGCGTGCGCTGAATGCGGGTCGCTCGCTGGCTACGACGACACGCCACTCTCGGGCGAGGGGACTGTCGAGGCGGCGACAGCAATCGGCCAAGGTGGGGCACCGCCTGAGTTCGTCGAACAGCAACAACGTTCTGGGTCGTTCGCTGTCGCTGTCGTCGCGTTCGACGGCCCCGACGGTGAAGAGTCAGTCAGCGTCCCTGCGCAAGTGGTCGACTCGCCTGTCGGAACGCCGGCAATCGGCGAACGGATACAGGCCGTGCCGCGCCGCATATACAAGCAAGAAGGCGTCATTCGGTACGGCTTCAAAGTGATTCCGACGGCGGCCCAGCGGTAG
- a CDS encoding MaoC/PaaZ C-terminal domain-containing protein has product MAYSYEPHYFEDFVEGKEFESVGRTVTEADFMMHSALSGDWTELHTNSEYAEDTQFGQRIAHGPMTFVQSTGFVYRSGIVERTAIAFLGMNYMDLPNPVFIGDTLSQTMVVTGQKELSSRDDAGLVTIDVTMTKQDGTVVLEGDMKFLIKTKAADE; this is encoded by the coding sequence ATGGCATACAGCTACGAACCGCACTACTTCGAGGACTTCGTCGAGGGCAAAGAGTTCGAAAGCGTCGGTCGGACTGTCACCGAAGCGGACTTCATGATGCACTCGGCGCTCTCGGGTGACTGGACGGAACTCCACACCAACAGTGAGTACGCCGAAGACACCCAGTTCGGCCAGCGTATCGCCCACGGTCCGATGACGTTCGTTCAATCGACGGGATTCGTCTATCGCTCGGGTATCGTCGAGCGCACGGCCATCGCGTTCCTCGGCATGAACTACATGGACCTCCCGAACCCTGTCTTCATCGGCGACACGCTCTCGCAGACGATGGTCGTCACCGGGCAGAAGGAACTCAGCAGTCGTGACGACGCGGGCCTCGTCACCATCGACGTCACGATGACCAAACAGGACGGTACCGTCGTCCTCGAAGGCGACATGAAGTTCCTCATCAAGACGAAAGCCGCCGACGAATAA
- a CDS encoding LLM class flavin-dependent oxidoreductase translates to MEIGTGLFTCQRRPDDDRPMAELYDEMLTLGRAIDDAGLASAWVSEHHFMEDGYLSGTMPALGALAAVTENIELGTCIALAPLYDPIRLAEDTATVDLLSGGRTTLGLAIGSNPREFDAFDVPRDERVERLADTVDILRDAWSDGQVEHDSPFHEGVTGVDITPKPSRDVPIMLGGAAKPAVRRAARTADAWCAPSSLSIGGLKKRVEDIRNVREQEGLDGDFTIYVLQHGFVDDSKEAAWDAMKDGYLYIQRRYAEIFSGEDVPELSDERRAELKEQAIFGTPEDVIDELEQYRDALGDDIHFIFRTYHPGIGTDRMVECIDRLGSDVVPHFS, encoded by the coding sequence ATGGAAATCGGGACCGGCCTGTTCACGTGTCAGCGACGGCCAGACGACGACCGACCGATGGCAGAGCTATACGACGAGATGTTGACGCTCGGGCGTGCAATCGACGATGCGGGCCTCGCGAGCGCGTGGGTGTCTGAACATCACTTCATGGAAGACGGCTATCTCTCTGGAACGATGCCGGCGCTCGGCGCACTCGCCGCGGTGACAGAGAACATCGAACTCGGGACCTGCATCGCACTTGCACCGCTGTACGACCCGATTCGCCTCGCCGAAGATACCGCGACCGTCGACCTGCTCTCTGGTGGGCGGACGACGCTCGGACTCGCCATCGGGTCGAATCCACGAGAGTTCGACGCGTTCGACGTTCCTCGCGACGAACGTGTGGAGCGCCTCGCTGATACCGTCGATATTCTCAGAGACGCGTGGTCCGACGGGCAGGTCGAACACGACTCTCCGTTCCACGAGGGTGTGACGGGTGTCGATATCACGCCAAAACCGTCGCGCGACGTTCCGATTATGCTGGGCGGGGCGGCGAAGCCCGCCGTTCGGAGGGCGGCCCGAACCGCCGACGCGTGGTGTGCGCCGTCGTCACTCTCGATTGGTGGGTTGAAGAAGCGGGTCGAGGACATCAGGAACGTTCGTGAGCAGGAAGGCCTCGACGGCGACTTCACCATCTACGTGCTGCAACACGGGTTCGTCGATGACTCGAAAGAAGCGGCGTGGGATGCGATGAAAGACGGCTATCTGTACATCCAGCGCCGATACGCCGAAATCTTCTCTGGCGAGGACGTGCCGGAGCTCTCAGACGAGCGTCGGGCGGAACTCAAAGAACAGGCGATATTCGGGACGCCAGAAGACGTCATCGACGAACTCGAACAGTACCGTGATGCACTCGGTGACGACATCCACTTCATCTTCCGTACGTACCACCCCGGAATCGGGACCGACCGGATGGTCGAATGCATCGACCGACTGGGTTCGGACGTCGTACCGCACTTCTCCTGA
- the paaI gene encoding hydroxyphenylacetyl-CoA thioesterase PaaI, with product MPAADEHAEIRDRASNDPFCGRVGIDLADVGEGYAETTMTIDEDHLNFHGTPHGGSIYTLADAAFAAASNSHGDAAFALETNISYLAAAEVGDTLRAVAEETHLGGRTAEYEVVVSDDAGDRIATFRGRVYKPGR from the coding sequence ATGCCAGCAGCAGACGAGCACGCAGAGATACGTGACCGTGCGTCGAACGACCCGTTCTGTGGGCGTGTCGGAATCGACCTCGCAGACGTCGGCGAGGGGTATGCAGAGACGACGATGACCATCGACGAAGACCACCTGAACTTCCACGGGACGCCACACGGAGGGTCCATTTACACGCTCGCCGACGCAGCCTTCGCAGCGGCGTCGAACAGTCATGGTGATGCAGCATTCGCACTGGAGACGAACATCTCCTACCTTGCGGCGGCCGAAGTGGGCGACACACTCCGTGCCGTCGCCGAGGAGACTCACCTCGGCGGCCGCACAGCGGAGTACGAAGTCGTCGTATCCGACGACGCAGGCGACCGAATCGCTACGTTCCGTGGTCGCGTCTACAAGCCCGGTCGCTGA
- a CDS encoding VOC family protein, which translates to MTGTNDESTTDTSDGRRMPPARVDHVGIAVRDVDSAEQTLFALGCERVHRETVTDGSFEWATYVLGDASRLELIAPVEGESFLTTYLDENGPGLHHVTLEVVDIDTAVDLLEAAGERVVGYAVEDGWTEAFVSPRNPTGALFQLMEYHDDYREKGDDGALFVHGEPLKNR; encoded by the coding sequence ATGACGGGAACCAACGACGAGAGTACGACGGACACCAGTGACGGGAGGCGCATGCCGCCCGCGCGCGTTGACCACGTGGGAATCGCAGTCCGCGACGTCGACAGTGCAGAACAGACGTTGTTCGCCCTTGGATGCGAGCGTGTCCACCGTGAGACTGTCACCGACGGAAGCTTCGAGTGGGCGACGTACGTACTCGGCGACGCATCTCGGCTCGAACTCATCGCACCCGTCGAAGGTGAGTCGTTCCTCACTACGTATCTCGACGAGAACGGTCCAGGGCTCCACCACGTCACCCTCGAAGTGGTCGACATCGACACGGCAGTCGACCTACTCGAAGCCGCAGGCGAGCGTGTCGTCGGGTACGCTGTCGAAGACGGGTGGACCGAAGCGTTCGTCTCGCCGCGGAATCCAACTGGGGCCCTCTTCCAACTGATGGAGTACCACGACGACTACAGGGAGAAGGGTGACGACGGCGCACTCTTCGTCCATGGTGAGCCGTTGAAAAATCGGTGA
- the paaK gene encoding phenylacetate--CoA ligase PaaK, translating into MVFDSMEVASRDELREVQDERLKEMVQTAYENVDYYREMFDAEGLTPDDIESVEDLSKLPFTTKEDFRDYYPTGMFAVDMEDVVRIHASSGTTGKPKIVGYTQADLDVWSKAVARCLVASGIGPDDIVQNAYGYGLFTGGLGLHQGVEELGATVIPIGGGNTQRQVEMLADLGSDVISCTPSYALYLAEVAEDMGYDLRELPLRVVIFGAEPCTEPMRKEIEERLGVTGIDIYGLSEIVGPGVSIECEQQDGLHIWEDYFYPEIIDPNTGELVEEGEEGELVLTTLSKQALPVLRYRTGDLTRLNYDTCECGRTAVRMDNITGRSDDLIIIRGVNFYPSEVESVVLEFEEVAPHYRIDISREDNLDKLKVTVEVVDDFDGSISDLKSRITKRLSNVLSFTPDELNLVEYGNIARTEVGKVQRVYDHRGQ; encoded by the coding sequence ATGGTATTCGATAGCATGGAGGTCGCCTCACGAGACGAACTTCGGGAGGTCCAAGACGAGCGTCTCAAGGAGATGGTGCAGACCGCATACGAGAACGTCGACTACTACCGTGAGATGTTCGACGCCGAGGGTCTCACACCGGACGACATCGAGAGCGTCGAAGACCTCTCGAAACTCCCGTTCACGACGAAAGAGGACTTCCGTGACTACTATCCGACGGGCATGTTCGCCGTCGATATGGAGGACGTCGTGCGTATCCACGCCTCTTCGGGGACGACCGGAAAACCGAAAATCGTCGGCTACACCCAAGCCGACCTCGACGTGTGGAGCAAGGCAGTCGCGCGATGTCTGGTCGCCTCGGGAATCGGCCCAGACGACATCGTCCAGAATGCGTACGGATACGGGCTGTTCACCGGAGGTCTCGGACTTCACCAGGGTGTCGAAGAACTCGGCGCGACGGTCATCCCCATCGGCGGGGGGAACACCCAACGGCAAGTCGAGATGCTCGCGGACCTCGGAAGCGACGTCATCTCGTGTACACCGTCGTACGCGCTCTACCTCGCAGAAGTCGCCGAAGATATGGGCTACGACCTCAGAGAACTCCCCCTGCGAGTCGTCATCTTCGGTGCAGAGCCATGTACCGAACCGATGCGCAAGGAGATCGAAGAGCGCCTCGGCGTCACCGGCATCGACATCTACGGCCTCTCCGAAATCGTGGGCCCCGGGGTCTCTATCGAATGTGAACAGCAGGATGGCCTCCACATCTGGGAGGACTACTTCTACCCGGAGATAATCGACCCGAACACCGGCGAACTCGTCGAAGAGGGCGAAGAAGGCGAACTCGTGTTGACGACGCTGTCGAAACAGGCGCTTCCCGTTCTTCGGTACCGCACCGGTGACCTGACCCGACTGAACTACGACACCTGTGAGTGCGGGCGAACTGCTGTTCGTATGGACAACATCACGGGCCGCTCGGACGACCTCATCATCATCCGCGGGGTCAACTTCTACCCCAGTGAAGTCGAGTCGGTCGTCCTCGAGTTCGAGGAGGTAGCGCCACACTACCGCATCGACATCTCGCGTGAGGACAACCTCGACAAACTGAAAGTGACCGTCGAAGTCGTCGACGACTTCGATGGGTCCATCAGCGACCTCAAAAGCCGAATCACCAAACGACTCTCGAACGTGCTGTCGTTCACGCCCGACGAACTGAACCTCGTCGAGTACGGGAACATCGCCCGCACCGAAGTCGGCAAGGTCCAACGCGTCTACGACCACCGCGGCCAGTAG
- a CDS encoding ABC transporter permease, producing MSVASAVAEQVLNGLVVGMVYVLLAAGLSIIFGVMDVINFAHGELFALGAYFAFAIAGPLGGAGFWVALVVAPLLVGVVGMGIERLTVKRLYGRDPLYHILLTFGLVLIINDLITSVWGKSAKPFPIPAILDQPVALFGFNYSLYNYGIIIFGSILALATWLLLNRTRFGMIIRAGSEDREMVRNLGINIDRYYTLTFGFGAALAGVAGIVLGAFQNVSPTMGSSVIIPAFVIVVLGGLGSFRGAVVGGLFVGVVQTLARTYTPFLEGLIVFLLMIVVLVVRPKGLFGTNIGAGEHHDGALLHGAGGGVLSSETRAKLGYAAVGVLVLVPFFAELTGVTYSVTLLEDILIWALFALSLDLVLGYAGLVSLGHTLFYGVGAYASVLTLMHLSPSVFVALLAAIVICAIIAWSVGYLSIRVSGVFFAMITLAFAELFYNAVFKFDFTGGSDGLFGVDVFYGFAGIGIDPSEFEIPLGIMTIDGGMIQYYFLLFVVVGSYLLARRLIRAPFGSVLQAIRESEERASFIGYDVTAYKRRAFVVSGGLAGLAGGLFAANNGYVAPSFLHWINSGEVIVMTVLGGMGTLYGPMIGAGVFVAAEDILSSYIDQWRLVIGVLFVLFVIFVPRGLVSLPKTVSEHPMFESTIRDRTSVNDAEVERND from the coding sequence ATGTCTGTCGCCAGCGCTGTCGCAGAGCAGGTCCTCAACGGCCTCGTCGTCGGGATGGTCTACGTCCTCCTCGCTGCGGGACTGTCGATTATCTTCGGCGTGATGGACGTCATCAACTTCGCCCACGGCGAACTGTTCGCACTCGGTGCGTACTTCGCGTTCGCCATCGCCGGGCCACTGGGAGGCGCCGGCTTCTGGGTCGCCCTCGTCGTCGCACCACTTCTCGTCGGTGTCGTCGGAATGGGTATCGAGCGACTCACAGTGAAACGGCTCTACGGTCGTGACCCACTGTATCATATCCTGTTGACGTTCGGTCTCGTCCTCATCATCAACGACCTCATCACGTCGGTGTGGGGGAAGTCGGCCAAGCCGTTCCCCATCCCGGCGATTCTCGACCAGCCAGTCGCGCTGTTCGGGTTCAACTACTCGCTGTACAACTACGGCATCATCATCTTCGGGTCGATTCTCGCCCTCGCTACGTGGCTTCTCCTGAACCGGACTCGGTTCGGGATGATCATCCGTGCAGGGTCAGAAGACCGCGAGATGGTCCGCAACCTCGGCATCAACATCGACCGGTACTACACGCTGACGTTCGGATTCGGAGCGGCACTCGCTGGCGTAGCGGGTATCGTCCTCGGTGCGTTCCAGAACGTCAGTCCGACGATGGGGTCGAGCGTCATTATCCCAGCGTTCGTCATCGTCGTTCTCGGTGGCCTCGGGTCGTTCCGCGGTGCAGTCGTCGGCGGTCTGTTCGTCGGTGTCGTCCAGACGCTCGCGCGAACCTACACGCCGTTCCTCGAAGGACTCATCGTCTTCTTGCTGATGATTGTCGTCCTCGTCGTCCGCCCGAAAGGGCTGTTCGGCACCAACATCGGCGCTGGTGAGCACCACGACGGTGCACTGCTTCACGGTGCGGGCGGCGGGGTGCTCTCGTCGGAGACACGGGCGAAACTCGGATACGCCGCCGTCGGCGTGCTCGTCCTCGTGCCGTTCTTTGCCGAGTTGACCGGCGTCACCTACTCGGTCACGCTCCTCGAAGACATCCTCATCTGGGCGTTGTTCGCGCTCAGTCTGGACCTCGTCCTCGGGTACGCAGGCCTCGTCTCGCTCGGCCACACGCTGTTCTACGGCGTCGGTGCGTACGCGTCAGTGTTGACGCTCATGCACCTCTCGCCGTCCGTGTTCGTCGCGCTACTCGCAGCGATTGTCATCTGCGCCATCATCGCGTGGAGTGTCGGCTATCTCTCGATACGAGTGTCCGGCGTCTTCTTCGCCATGATTACGCTGGCGTTCGCGGAGTTGTTCTACAACGCCGTGTTCAAGTTCGACTTCACTGGTGGGTCTGACGGACTCTTCGGTGTGGACGTGTTCTACGGCTTCGCCGGCATCGGCATCGACCCCAGTGAGTTCGAAATTCCGCTCGGCATCATGACCATCGACGGTGGGATGATACAGTACTACTTCCTCCTGTTCGTCGTCGTCGGGTCGTACCTGTTGGCACGACGCCTCATTCGTGCCCCCTTCGGGTCGGTCCTTCAGGCGATTCGCGAGAGCGAAGAGCGGGCGTCGTTCATCGGCTACGACGTGACAGCGTACAAACGCCGTGCGTTCGTCGTCTCCGGCGGACTCGCTGGTCTCGCCGGCGGGTTGTTCGCCGCGAACAACGGCTACGTCGCACCATCGTTCCTCCACTGGATCAACTCCGGGGAGGTCATCGTGATGACCGTGCTCGGTGGAATGGGGACACTCTACGGGCCGATGATTGGCGCAGGCGTCTTCGTCGCCGCAGAGGACATCCTCTCGTCGTACATCGACCAGTGGCGCCTCGTCATCGGCGTGCTGTTCGTCCTCTTCGTCATCTTCGTCCCGCGTGGACTCGTGTCGCTCCCGAAGACCGTGTCAGAACACCCGATGTTCGAATCGACGATTCGCGACCGTACCAGCGTCAACGATGCGGAGGTAGAACGCAATGACTGA